A genomic region of Streptomyces sp. NBC_00247 contains the following coding sequences:
- the glgX gene encoding glycogen debranching protein GlgX: MQVWPGQAYPLGATYDGAGTNFAVFSEAAHRIELCLLHDDGSETAVELRETDAFVRHAYLPGIMPGQRYGFRVHGPYEPQNGQRCNSAKLLLDPYARAVAGKIEWGEAVYGYPFGRPDARNDLDSAPHMMSSVVVNPYFDWGDDRRPRTDYHRTVIYEAHVKGLTMLHPGLPEELRGTYAGLAHPEVIAHLTELGVTAIELMPVHQFVQDHRLADAGLANYWGYNTIGFFAPHNAYASWGDRGEQVLEFKQAVRALHQAGIEVILDVVYNHTAEGNHLGPTLSFRGLDNASYYRLTDDQRYYMDTTGTGNSLLMRSPHVLQMIMDSLRYWVTEMHVDGFRFDLAATLARQFHEVDRLSSFFDLVQQDPVVSQVKLIAEPWDVGEGGYQVGNFPPLWTEWNGKYRDTVRDLWRGEPRTLAEFAGRLTGSSDLYQDDGRRPLASINFTTCHDGFTLHDLVSYNDKRNDANGEGNRDGESHNRSWNCGAEGETDDPAVLELRARQMRNFIATLMLSQGVPMLSHGDEFARTQDGNNNAYCQDNELSWVHWPDPAPKRGGAGPDGEAEAGDAEAVRRPGDGLLEFTRSMVWLRRDHPVFRRRRFFHGRPVEGTHDDLSDIAWFTPEGKEMTQRDWQAAHAKAMTVFLNGHAISEPGPRGERIFDDSFLLMFNAGAETLDFAVPVDHGEQWQVVVDTGRPEGVPPGSGPKVAAGEHLSLIGRSLTVLKRPA; this comes from the coding sequence ATGCAGGTCTGGCCGGGACAGGCGTATCCGCTCGGCGCCACGTACGACGGCGCCGGGACCAACTTCGCGGTCTTCTCGGAGGCCGCCCACCGCATCGAGCTGTGTCTGCTGCACGACGACGGTTCCGAGACGGCGGTCGAGCTGCGCGAGACCGACGCCTTCGTCCGTCACGCCTACCTGCCCGGCATCATGCCGGGCCAGCGGTACGGCTTCCGCGTGCACGGACCCTACGAACCCCAGAACGGGCAGCGGTGCAACTCCGCGAAGCTGCTGCTCGACCCCTACGCGCGGGCCGTCGCCGGGAAGATCGAGTGGGGCGAGGCGGTGTACGGCTACCCCTTCGGGCGCCCCGACGCGCGCAACGACCTCGACTCGGCGCCGCACATGATGAGCTCCGTCGTGGTCAATCCGTACTTCGACTGGGGCGACGACCGCAGACCGCGGACGGACTACCACCGCACCGTGATCTACGAGGCCCACGTGAAGGGCCTGACGATGCTCCACCCGGGCCTGCCCGAGGAGCTGCGGGGGACGTACGCGGGCCTGGCGCATCCGGAGGTGATCGCCCACCTGACGGAGCTGGGCGTCACCGCGATCGAACTGATGCCGGTGCACCAGTTCGTCCAGGACCACCGTCTGGCCGACGCCGGACTCGCCAACTACTGGGGCTACAACACCATCGGCTTCTTCGCCCCGCACAACGCGTACGCCTCCTGGGGCGACCGCGGGGAGCAGGTGCTGGAGTTCAAGCAGGCCGTCCGGGCGCTGCACCAGGCGGGCATCGAGGTGATCCTCGACGTGGTCTACAACCACACCGCCGAGGGCAACCACCTGGGACCGACGCTCTCCTTCCGAGGGCTGGACAACGCCTCCTACTACCGCCTGACGGACGACCAGCGCTATTACATGGACACCACGGGCACCGGGAACTCGCTGCTCATGCGGTCCCCGCACGTGCTTCAAATGATCATGGATTCGCTGCGGTACTGGGTGACCGAGATGCACGTGGACGGTTTCCGCTTCGACCTGGCCGCGACGCTCGCCCGCCAGTTCCACGAGGTGGACCGGCTGTCGTCCTTCTTCGACCTGGTGCAGCAGGACCCGGTGGTCAGCCAGGTGAAGCTGATCGCGGAGCCCTGGGACGTCGGCGAGGGCGGCTACCAGGTCGGCAACTTCCCGCCGCTGTGGACCGAGTGGAACGGCAAGTACCGCGACACCGTGCGCGACCTGTGGCGGGGCGAGCCCCGGACGCTGGCGGAGTTCGCGGGGCGCCTGACCGGCTCCTCCGACCTCTACCAGGACGACGGCCGGCGGCCGCTCGCCTCGATCAACTTCACCACCTGCCACGACGGGTTCACCCTGCACGACCTCGTCTCGTACAACGACAAGCGCAACGACGCCAACGGCGAGGGCAATCGGGACGGCGAGAGCCACAACCGCTCGTGGAACTGCGGCGCGGAGGGCGAGACCGACGACCCGGCGGTGCTGGAGCTGCGGGCCCGCCAGATGCGCAACTTCATCGCCACGCTGATGCTCTCGCAGGGCGTGCCGATGCTCAGCCACGGTGACGAGTTCGCCCGTACGCAGGACGGCAACAACAACGCCTACTGCCAGGACAACGAACTCTCCTGGGTGCACTGGCCCGATCCCGCGCCGAAGCGGGGCGGGGCCGGTCCGGACGGGGAGGCCGAAGCCGGGGACGCGGAGGCCGTACGGAGGCCGGGCGACGGGCTGCTGGAGTTCACCCGGTCCATGGTCTGGCTGCGCCGGGACCATCCGGTCTTCCGGCGGCGCCGCTTCTTCCACGGACGTCCCGTCGAAGGCACCCACGACGACCTCTCGGACATCGCGTGGTTCACGCCCGAGGGCAAGGAGATGACCCAGCGGGACTGGCAGGCGGCGCATGCCAAGGCCATGACCGTCTTCCTCAACGGGCACGCCATCTCGGAGCCCGGACCGCGCGGCGAACGGATCTTCGACGACTCCTTCCTGCTGATGTTCAACGCGGGTGCGGAGACGCTGGACTTCGCGGTCCCCGTCGACCACGGCGAACAGTGGCAGGTCGTGGTCGACACGGGCCGCCCGGAGGGGGTGCCGCCGGGGAGCGGGCCCAAGGTCGCGGCGGGCGAACACCTCTCGCTCATCGGCCGGAGCCTGACGGTGCTGAAGCGGCCCGCCTGA